The DNA window CGGCGTTGGCCCGATCGATCCGCTCGCCGGGTCGGTTCGTCACGTCACCCGGTCCAAGAGGTCGAGCAACTCCGGGTCACCGCCCGCGGGCGGCCGCCAATCGACGTCGATGACGGGCACCCCCTGGTCCCGAAGACTGTCGGCGAACGTCGCGAGCCCGACGTTCACGACATGCGGTGGGGCGGCGAGCACGGCGTCGGCATCCGGAGGAAGGCCCGCGACACGCGGCTCGGAGGACA is part of the bacterium genome and encodes:
- a CDS encoding acyl-CoA synthetase FdrA; the protein is SSEPRVAGLPPDADAVLAAPPHVVNVGLATFADSLRDQGVPVIDVDWRPPAGGDPELLDLLDRVT